The Pyricularia oryzae 70-15 chromosome 5, whole genome shotgun sequence genome includes a region encoding these proteins:
- a CDS encoding L-aminoadipate-semialdehyde dehydrogenase yields MSTINLTYFTCTLGEAARYQASAPDGQESFKSVLEMIDKQAEAIPGVPATGFADFFCDGACPGMELDAPMNKREACAQTAPSQVTFRELRNLSLQAAWTLSTALDAGNETRESPEIVGLICKTSLDFLLTWLGLARLGCVVFFIAPQLDSRAVLHLCQKSQVKRLLVQPSLGAMVDDIKGKINVLEIPPYSYNSAAGGGLQQPTSRPSTTSHIFHSSGTSSGLPKPLPQSQHCAVGALPRLSGANKPATFTTTPLYHGGIADCLRSWTSGAMIWLFPESRIPITGSNVLKAVHFSREHSSGAGVKYFSSVPYVLQMVMEEGEQGLDLLKSMSLVGFGGAALPTSIGDDLVNKGVRLISRMGSAECGFLLCSARDDFDTDKEWQFLRCKVDDDMLAFEQRDGGLFELVVKPGWPLKEHANRSDGSFATADLFEQHPTIMNAWRYHSRADTQIALDNGKKFDPSPIEDAILAQVPTLLEGVLVFGAGRTYPGALLFSKEGLADSSSVIDTVWPVMDKVNNSSPSHARISREMLVLVPNTNGQPPLEKSSKGTIMRGKAEKQYLRYIEGAYTPAVTDEKKGVGVEDIPASVYQKFTQVAGRELDCDEDLYLQGVDSMACSQIRRLIEAEIMPVDKSKLPMNVIYDNGSINKLGKFLQELISGSAIATTADDQTIANTMQELAIKYSRFESDESAGQTSQHQTQVVVLTGATGTLGAHILHELLSDSRVTKTFCLVRAKDPATATDRIRESLVQRGFADSQVHADRVVCAPCDLTRPDLGLSELDRQRMTKEATVYIHAAWPVNFSLRLASFETQLAALHNLIKIAVTNTARFFFISSTAAVAQSSHTLIPEEPSCDPRDAAPLGYAQSKWVAEQVCAAAQEASHHVAVIRVGQLCGNKKGIWNMSEAWPLMLSTAKLTGCLPDLKDEVLDWLPVDQASQAILDIAMQSEMSQVARGKGVKVFHVLNPHRTPSWTEMLQWLQDSKQAPQFETLMPHVWMVRLEEVLRESDHSSKALLQFWKDRYARRPVNGVGYGGMQTKPSFRVTEAQRASRAISDIKPLDQEAILNMWGWIQTNKLGSGGA; encoded by the exons ATGAGCACCATAAACCTGACCTACTTCACATGCACCCTCGGGGAAGCCGCCCGGTACCAAGCTTCAGCCCCCGATGGACAAGAATCTTTCAAGAGCGTGCTCGAGATGATAGACAAGCAGGCCGAAGCGATACCCGGAGTACCGGCTACAGGATTCGCCGACTTTTTCTGCGATGGTGCTTGTCCTGGTATGGAACTTGATGCACCAATGAACAAGCGAGAAGCTTGCGCACAAACAGCGCCCAGCCAAGTCACCTTTCGCGAGCTACGCAATCTATCGTTGCAAGCGGCATGGACCCTGTCGACTGCTCTAGATGCAGGCAATGAGACAAGAGAGTCGCCTGAAATCGTCGGTCTGATCTGCAAAACGAGCCTTGATTTCCTCCTAACGTGGCTGGGTCTCGCACGTCTCGGCTGCGTCGTCTTTTTCATTGC ACCACAACTGGATTCTCGAGCTGTACTCCACCTCTGCCAAAAGTCGCAAGTGAAAAGGCTTCTCGTCCAGCCATCACTTGGTGCAATGGTAGACGACATTAAGGGCAAGATCAATGTCCTTGAGATTCCCCCCTACTCATACAATTCAGCGGCAGGGGGCGGGTTGCAACAACCAACGTCACGACCATCCACCACATCTCACATCTTTCACTCATCTGGCACATCTTCAGGCCTACCGAAGCCCCTTCCACAAAGCCAGCACTGCGCTGTTGGGGCACTCCCTCGCCTGTCTGGAGCCAACAAACCTGCAACGTTCACCACGACGCCGCTCTACCACGGAGGTATAGCAGATTGCCTCCGGTCATGGACAAGCGGTGCgatgatctggcttttcccAGAGTCCAGAATCCCAATCACGGGGTCCAACGTCCTGAAGGCGGTACATTTCTCTCGAGAGCACAGTTCCGGGGCCGGCGTCAAGTACTTTTCATCTGTACCGTACGTGCTACAGATGGTGATGGAAGAAGGCGAGCAAGGGTTAGACCTCCTGAAAAGCATGAGCTTGGTCGGCTTTGGCGGCGCCGCGTTGCCCACTTCTATCGGCGACGACCTGGTGAACAAAGGCGTGCGACTCATCTCGCGCATGGGAAGCGCCGAGTGCGGATTCCTGCTCTGCTCTGCCCGTGACGATTTTGACACAGACAAAGAGTGGCAGTTCTTGCGGTGCAAGGTCGACGACGATATGCTGGCCTTTGAGCAGCGGGATGGGGGACTTTTTGAGCTGGTAGTCAAACCTGGATGGCCACTCAAGGAGCATGCTAATCGGTCTGACGGGTCCTTCGCTACGGCTGACTTGTTCGAGCAGCATCCTACAATCATGAACGCATGGCGCTATCATTCGCGAGCTGATACGCAAATCGCGCTTGATAACGGCAAGAAGTTCGATCCGTCGCCAATCGAGGATGCTATCCTGGCCCAAGTCCCGACCTTGCTGGAGGGCGTGTTGGTGTTTGGTGCTGGTCGCACCTATCCCGGAGCTCTCCTCTTCTCCAAAGAGGGCCTGGCCGATAGCAGCAGCGTCATCGACACTGTGTGGCCAGTCATGGACAAGGTCAACAATTCCTCACCAAGTCATGCGAGAATATCGAGAGAAATGCTTGTCCTAGTGCCCAACACCAATGGACAACCGCCACTAGAAAAGAGCAGCAAGGGCACGATTATGCGCGGCAAGGCAGAGAAGCAATACTTGAGATACATCGAAGGCGCCTACACACCGGCAGTCACAGACGAGAAGAAGGGTGTCGGCGTTGAAGACATACCTGCGTCTGTGTATCAAAAGTTCACGCAAGTAGCAGGGCGAGAACTGGATTGCGACGAGGATCTCTACCTGCAAGGTGTTGACTCGATGGCGTGCAGTCAAATCAGGCGACTGATTGAGGCAGAGATCATGCCCGTTGACAAATCAAAGCTGCCGATGAACGTCATCTATGACAATGGCAGCATCAACAAGCTTGGAAAGTTTCTTCAGGAGCTCATCAGTGGGTCTGCCATTGCCACGACAGCAGACGATCAGACAATTGCCAACACGATGCAAGAGCTCGCTATCAAGTACTCAAGATTCGAAAGCGATGAAAGCGCAGGCCAGACCAGCCAGCACCAGACACAAGTTGTCGTCTTGACCGGCGCGACCGGCACTTTGGGTGCACACATTCTGCATGAGCTTCTATCCGACAGCAGAGTGACCAAGActttttgtcttgtgcgcGCCAAGGACCCAGCGACAGCTACAGATCGAATAAGAGAGTCTCTTGTTCAACGAGGCTTTGCAGATTCGCAGGTGCATGCCGACCGGGTAGTCTGCGCGCCTTGCGACCTCACACGCCCAGATCTCGGCCTATCCGAACTTGATCGACAGCGCATGACAAAAGAAGCAACTGTGTATATACACGCAGCGTGGCCTGTCAACTTCAGTCTGCGTCTGGCGTCCTTCGAAACCCAGCTAGCCGCCTTGCATAATCTGATAAAGATTGCCGTCACCAACACTGCACGAtttttcttcatcagctccaCCGCAGCTGTAGCTCAATCATCCCACACCCTCATTCCAGAGGAGCCATCCTGTGACCCTAGGGATGCAGCACCGCTAGGCTATGCTCAGTCCAAATGGGTCGCGGAGCAAGTTTGTGCAGCGGCACAAGAAGCATCCCACCACGTTGCGGTTATCAGAGTTGGGCAGCTCTGTGGCAACAAAAAGGGTATCTGGAATATGAGCGAGGCATGGCCACTAATGCTGTCAACAGCCAAACTGACTGGCTGCCTTCCTGACTTGAAAGACGAGGTGCTTGACTGGCTCCCTGTCGATCAAGCGTCACAGGCTATACTGGACATTGCCATGCAAAGTGAAATGTCACAGGTGGCGAGGGGGAAGGGTGTAAAGGTATTCCACGTGCTCAACCCGCATCGAACACCAAGCTGGACTGAGATGCTGCAGTGGCTTCAAGATAGCAAACAGGCGCCTCAATTCGAGACTCTGATGCCTCACGTCTGGATGGTGAGGCTGGAAGAGGTTCTGAGGGAAAGCGACCATTCTTCAAAAGCACTGTTACAATTTTGGAAGGACAGGTATGCGAGGCGGCCAGTGAATGGGGTGGGATACGGAGGCATGCAGACCAAGCCATCTTTCCGCGTTACCGAAGCCCAAAGAGCGTCCAGGGCTATTTCTGATATAAAGCCGCTGGATCAAGAGGCTATATTAAATATGTGGGGTTGGATACAAACTAATAAGTTGGGTTCCGGTGGGGCGTGA
- a CDS encoding carbamoylphosphate synthase large subunit, whose protein sequence is MERVLWMPDEDVAPLLSVPNATAFFPSDPVPETRRYSSANSPTMAVLALGDTTKTLGIIMLSIFTLPLSLTVTGLLFLAHLIIGYFSRSASKSQLQYEANSNSSHHQKTILVTGVGMTKGLTLARAFHSQGHRVLGADFEDALVPSSGRQSRSLSSFYSLRKPSSKTLSSSYTAQLVDLVTRENVDLWVSCSGVATAVEDGAAADQIEQSTRCRCVQFNEKITARLHEKNSFIRETVRLGLPVPETHEVAAHEDVQRVFDRSGKGRRFIMKPVGMDDAHRGNMTLLPLATSAETEAHVLGLPISSACPWIVQQFIPGGREYCSHALVIRGEVRVFTACSSSELLMHYEALPAHSQLFRDMLQFTKDFCARSEESKSMTGHLSFDFMVDEQGAIHAIECNPRVHTAVVLFSQPGEVTRDMVRAYLWVLEHGQPDNNGSREAVDEVNGQDHVAEIVVPHHQIHPRYWIGHDVVELGLLPIIKLIRGGEEAKKVMKSLAELWLHVRCWKEGSFDARDPLPTLMLYHVYWPLTTAAAWWQGRRWSRINVSTTKMFMI, encoded by the coding sequence ATGGAAAGGGTGCTGTGGATGCCAGACGAGGACGTTGCACCTTTGCTTAGTGTTCCCAACGCAACTGCTTTTTTCCCTTCAGATCCTGTGCCAGAAACCCGCAGATACAGTTCGGCAAATTCACCCACAATGGCTGTCCTGGCACTCGGCGACACCACCAAGACACTTGGCATAATCATGCTGAGCATCTTCACTCTGCCCTTATCGCTCACAGTTACTGGCCTGCTGTTTCTCGCCCATCTCATTATCGGTTATTTCTCCCGTAGCGCCTCCAAATCTCAGCTCCAATATGAAGCCAATAGCAACAGCTCCCACCACCAAAAGACCATCCTCGTCACGGGTGTGGGCATGACAAAGGGTCTTACCCTCGCCCGCGCCTTCCACAGCCAAGGCCACCGCGTCCTAGGCGCAGACTTTGAGGACGCCTTGGTCCCCTCCTCCGGCCGCCAATCGCGAAGTTTATCATCCTTTTACTCCTTGCGCAAGCCAAGCTCTAAAACCTTATCCTCCTCCTACACAGCCCAACTCGTCGACCTGGTCACCCGCGAAAATGTCGACCTGTGGGTGTCCTGCTCCGGCGTGGCAACAGCCGTCGaagacggcgccgccgccgatcagATCGAGCAATCGACGAGGTGCAGGTGTGTACAGTTTAACGAAAAGATCACAGCCAGGTTGCACGAAAAGAACAGCTTCATCCGCGAGACGGTGCGACTAGGCCTGCCCGTGCCTGAAACGCACGAGGTCGCCGCGCACGAGGACGTCCAGCGCGTTTTCGACCGTTCGGGAAAGGGACGGCGGTTCATCATGAAGCCGGTCGGCATGGACGATGCGCATCGCGGCAACATGACGCTCCTCCCTCTGGCAACTTCTGCGGAGACGGAAGCGCATGTCCTGGGCCTGCCCATTTCGAGCGCGTGCCCGTGGATCGTGCAGCAGTTTATCCCTGGTGGACGGGAATACTGCAGCCATGCGCTCGTCATCAGGGGAGAGGTCAGGGTCTTTACGGCGTGTTCTAGCTCCGAGCTGTTGATGCACTACGAGGCCTTGCCGGCGCACTCGCAGTTGTTCAGGGACATGCTGCAGTTCACCAAGGACTTTTGTGCAAGGTCCGAGGAGAGCAAGTCCATGACGGGCCATTTGAGCTTTGATTTCATGGTCGATGAGCAAGGTGCTATTCACGCTATTGAGTGCAATCCGCGGGTCCACACTGCTGTTGTGCTATTCTCGCAGCCCGGAGAGGTGACAAGGGATATGGTCCGGGCTTATCTTTGGGTGTTGGAGCATGGGCAGCCTGACAACAATGGATCTCGTGAGGCGGTGGATGAAGTGAATGGCCAGGATCATGTCGCTGAGATCGTGGTCCCGCATCATCAGATCCATCCTCGATATTGGATCGGCCATGATGTAGTAGAGCTGGGACTACTGCCTATTATCAAGCTGATCAGGGGCGGCGAGGAGGCCAAAAAGGTAATGAAGAGTTTGGCAGAGCTCTGGTTGCATGTCAGATGCTGGAAAGAGGGCTCGTTTGATGCACGAGACCCTTTGCCCACGTTGATGCTATATCATGTTTACTGGCCACTGACTACAGCTGCAGCGTGGTGGCAAGGTCGTAGATGGAGCAGGATCAATGTTAGTACCACCAAGATGTTTATGATATAG
- a CDS encoding 2-epi-5-epi-valiolone synthase — MSDLKATVSETPQGFHVEGYEKIEYDFTFVDGVFDVNNPGLANCYKKWGRVLAVTDKNIFGIYGKRMQEYFQHYDLDLTVKQTSIGEKAKTIDTYLSICDAMTDFGIIRKEPVLVVGGGLVTDVAGFACASYRRNTNFIRVPTTVIGLIDASVSIKVAVNHGRYKNRLGAYHAPIHTFLDFTFLRTLPKSQVRNGFAELIKISSCAHLQVFDLLDKYCEQLIDSKFGRADGAPAEVRSAADIINREGIYEMLKLESPNLHEIGLDRVIAYGHTWSPLHELMPETPLRHGHAISIDMAYTATLANTQGLLKDAEHKRLLDLFSRAGLSIDHPMFDEQVLEKGTAAILKTRDGKLRLAVPNPLGSCTFLNDLSAETLNDALRKHKAVCKTYPRGGEGLEAYVDASDTGYTDNAAEDLSVEAAAKEAAVVNAAHTANGGFKGANGHSNKNVKNGILPNIGAIKTGIDLNGHGLNGLENSPLVDGVKSGL; from the exons ATGTCGGACCTCAAAGCAACCGTCAGTGAGACCCCTCAAGGGTTCCACGTTGAGGGTTACGAGAAAATCGAGTACGACTTTACTTTTGTGGATGGCGTCTTCGACGTCAACAACCCCGGCCTGGCCAACTGTTACAAAAAATGGGGCCGTGTCCTGGCCGTCACCGACAAAAACATCTTTGGCATCTATGGCAAGCGTATGCAGGAGTACTTCCAGCATTATGACCTAGACCTCACCGTCAAGCAGACGTCGATTGGCGAAAAGGCAAAGACCATTGACACCTATCTGAGCATCTGTGATGCCATGACCGACTTTGGCATCATCCGCAAG GAACCCGTCCTTGTGGTCGGTGGGGGTCTGGTAACTGATGTGGCGGG ATTTGCCTGTGCCTCGTACCGCCGCAACACCAATTTCATCCGTGTTCCCACCACCGTCATCGGGCTTATCGACGCCAGTGTCAGCATCAAGGTGGCCGTCAACCATGGCCGCTACAAGAACCGCCTAGGCGCCTACCACGCTCCCATACACACCTTCCTCGACTTTACGTTTTTGCGAACTTTGCCCAAGTCTCAGGTGCGCAACGGCTTCGCCGAGCTGATCAAAATCTCGAGCTGCGCCCACCTGCAAGTTTTTGATCTGCTCGACAAGTACTGCGAGCAGCTTATCGACTCCAAGTTTGGTCGGGCAGATGGTGCACCCGCCGAGGTGCGCAGTGCCGCAGATATC ATTAACCGCGAGGGCATCTATGAGATGCTCAAGCTCGAGTCACCCAACCTGCACGAAATCGGCCTAGACCGCGTGATTGCCTATGGCCACACCTGGTCTCCCTTGCACGAACTCATGCCCGAGACGCCCCTACGCCACGGCCACGCCATTTCGATTGACATGGCTTACACGGCAACCCTCGCCAACACCCAGGGGCTGCTCAAGGACGCCGAGCACAAGCGCCTGCTAGATCTTTTTAGCCGTGCGGGGCTATCAATTGACCACCCAATGTTTGACGAACAGGTGCTCGAGAAGGGCACGGCAGCCATCCTCAAGACGCGCGACGGCAAATTGCGCCTCGCGGTCCCCAACCCGCTCGGTAGCTGCACCTTTCTCAATGATTTGTCGGCCGAGACGTTGAACGATGCGCTCAGGAAGCACAAAGCCGTCTGCAAAACATACCCCCGCGGAGGCGAGGGCCTGGAGGCGTACGTGGATGCCAGCGACACGGGTTACACGGACAATGCTGCGGAAGACCTGTCCGTCGAGGCTGCTGCAAAGGAGGCTGCTGTCGTCAACGCGGCACACACTGCCAATGGCGGGTTCAAGGGTGCCAACGGCCATAGCAATAAGAATGTCAAGAATGGCATCTTGCCCAATATTGGCGCTATCAAGACTGGCATCGACCTCAATGGCCATGGCTTGAACGGCCTGGAAAACTCCCCCCTGGTCGACGGTGTCAAGTCGGGTTTGTAA
- a CDS encoding catechol O-methyltransferase yields the protein MSITLNAQDFTGVAYAEQEEVYFNDGREKELLDYVLNHPSVSEIRGHPQRVLDVIDEFGRNQKYLMNIGEYKGRTVREIIYKHKPATMVELGGYVGYSAVAFAAAAREAGGERYISIEHNPYFAHVIEKMVELAGLKEFVTVVVGDSTEALKGLHNNGTLKHIDLLFLDHLKPLYTQDLQLCEELELVGPGTVLAADNVVKPGNPPYLRYVRSTVAEKRDAKAKAMHMDATGNPNLIYESQFVEGWEPSGVPDALEITHCVGIESY from the exons ATGAGCATCACCCTCAATGCCCAAGACTTTACAGGCGTGGCCTACGCAGAACAAGAGGAAGTCTAC TTCAACGATGGCCGCGAAAAGGAGCTTTTGGACTATGTCCTCAACCACCCATCAGTGTCAGAAATAAGGGGCCACCCACAGAGGGTCCTCGACGTGATTGACGAGTTTGGCCGCAATCAAAAGTATCTGATGAACATTGGGGAGTACAAAGGCAGGACAGTCCGCGAAATCATCTACAAGCACAAGCCGGCGACCATGGTAGAGCTTGGAGGGTACGTTGGCTACTCGGCTGTTGCCTTTGCGGCTGCTGCCAGAGAAGCCGGTGGCGAGCGATATATCAGCATCGAGCATAACCCTTACTTTGCCCACGTCATTGAGAAGATGGTTGAGCTTGCTGGACTGAAGGAGTTTGTAACTGTTGTGGTGGGCGACAGCACGGAGGCGTTGAAGGGACTACACAACAACGGGACGCTCAAGCACATTGATTTGTTGTTTCTGGATCATCTCAAGCCGCTCTATACGCAGGATCTGCAGCTATGTGAGGAGCTGGAGCTTGTTGGGCCTGGCACCGTCCTCGCTGCTGATAACG TGGTCAAGCCTGGCAACCCGCCGTATTTGCGATACGTTAGAAGTACCGTGGCCGAGAAGCGCGATGCAAAGGCCAAAGCGATGCACATGGACGCCACAGGTAACCCGAACCTCATATACGAGAGCCAATTCGTGGAAGGATGGGAGCCCAGTGGAGTACCT GATGCTCTAGAGATTACCCATTGTGTTGGTATTGAGAGCTATTGA